Proteins from one Legionella adelaidensis genomic window:
- the hxsD gene encoding His-Xaa-Ser system protein HxsD, with the protein MDKDQNTQPIECIETLNLSTYSLNSIKKACYKFSSEFSVKLEKVDDEQIKVCFEFNPKFDNEVRADLIHQFHNELLDQDLREIVFKETEGVRNLILAHAFSKTTLIEPE; encoded by the coding sequence ATGGATAAAGATCAAAACACCCAGCCAATTGAATGTATTGAGACTCTCAATTTATCTACATATAGCCTTAACTCAATAAAAAAAGCGTGCTATAAATTTTCCTCAGAATTTTCAGTCAAATTGGAAAAAGTTGATGATGAACAAATTAAAGTGTGCTTTGAGTTTAATCCAAAATTTGACAATGAGGTACGAGCAGATTTAATTCACCAATTCCATAATGAATTGCTGGATCAAGATTTGAGGGAAATTGTTTTCAAGGAAACTGAGGGAGTGAGGAATTTAATACTTGCTCATGCTTTCTCAAAAACAACACTTATTGAGCCCGAATAA